The Quercus lobata isolate SW786 chromosome 9, ValleyOak3.0 Primary Assembly, whole genome shotgun sequence region CTTCAACTGTTCTTATTTAGTGGATAGTTTGATGCTATAGGCcctaaatagtttttttttttttttacttggttcttgattttttttctcttcataaACACTTTGGtgttcttgtgtgtgtgtgattgtttATTTAGGTTTTGCTACCATGTTTATATCCATGATAATGTCAATTGGCTAATTACTTAAACAATTGGGCTTTGATACAAGGCTACAAATGGAGGCACGTGCTAAGGCAATTGGTGTCATGAAGGGTTATGTGTTGCACAGCTGTGTGGCCTTGAGGTGTGCACTGGGGTGCGTGGGTTGCTGCTGTGTGGTGCGTGGTCTGCTGCTGTGATGGCTTCAGGGGTAGTTAGTCAGTTAGGCCGTTAAGAGCGGGGGGTTGTGGGTAGTTATTTAGTTACTCATTTACTGTTTAAGCATTGATTAGTGAGATGTAATCATGGATTAGAGAATTAGTTAGTTACATTGGATTCTGTACATAAGGAGGTTGGATTGTATTGATTAGGCATAAGAAATAACACATTGTTTCCATTGTTTCCTTATTTgctctgttttctctctttctcactcttcATCTACTTTCCATCATTCTTGGAGGCTGGCTGTCCTTGAATTCAGCTAATTCCTGTCAGATTCTTAAGGATCTTATCAGGCTTACGTCTATAGTTAGCATGAAATTGACTATTAACAGTAAAATGGAGGTCTAAATTGTGTTAACTCTCATTCTCTAACGTTACACTACAACAAAAAGTTATTGTGTACATATCTCTTGAGGCTTGATGAGTTCTATAATTAGTCCGCCTAATAACACTgagaaattttataattcacCCTTAATAAATATGAACTCAGTACCTCAAGAAACTTACGTGACTGGCGAGGATGAAcagaaagaaattgaataaaGCTTTAATCCATCCATCAAGTTTGCCAGCATTTCTCGGAAGGTTCTTCCAGGATAGGTAGATCTGACGAATTCTAGGCACATATTGAAAGAGCACAAGGGTGTTCAGTGACTTTATTATTTCTGAAGGTCTCGTGCTTctcatttctttaaaaatgaatGGAAATACCACCTGAATAGATTGCAAGGAGTTTAGTTTCAACGGATAAAATCTAGTCAAGCAggagaaaaagaatttggaaataTACTTTCTTTTAAAAACGAAGGACAAAAgctaatataaagaaaatgtaaaactaTAGTTTAGTGACTTTAGTCCCCTTAATTCTGTACGAGTTATCAATTTGGATTTTGGACCCAAGCTCATATTGAGAAACAGTGTAGAGATGAGCTTGTGGGACAGAATCGGCTATAATTGCCGTCAGATCATGATCCCATGCGATTCTAGGATGTGACACAATTCAACTATATATAACTTTATTAGATGAACGAATTTAGACTTTAGAGTAATATGGATTGCAATCTAGGATTATAGGATTCACGATCctaccatggttttaaaacaTGGACCGTTTATCGAACCGTAATAAAAgaagttcaaggtttttgaggtcagACCGAAGTTCAACTGATATCGAATTATGATgttatcataattaatttaataattatttaaaatataaattaatatattaaattagtataaatataaaatttgactaaaataaaccaaataaatataaagaccatctttcaaatgtattttcaTACCACAACTTCCATTATAGTGTTCAAAAATCAACGCaatattattaattgttaaacaaaataataataaaaagaaaacttatttatttacaagaGTTGTGTTAATGGGCACTGCACGGTGCCCGTtaaccacaaaatttttttacttttttctgacacaatttttgtctttttttgcaattcatataattttttttcagttttgtaggtattattcagaatttttttgactttttctgacaaattttttttttgtcttttctacACTTAACCAGCATAAGGCGATGCTGGTTAACATTCTCCTATTTACAATATACTATGAAGGTAAGATTTATATTGTAGATTAAATAAATACTTATAACATTATACACTCagtataaatatatacaatGTTTTAAGCATTTTTTAATCTACAATTACATTGACAATacaaaagcaataaataaattaaaatatacgAAATTACAAATTGGTGGGAATTGAAAGGCAAAGTTCATAAAAAgttcataaaaaattacaaaccaaaatGAAAGGCAAAGTCGTAGCCACATGTCCAACTTTTCACATGGGAAAGGATAGTGTCTGTCAATGCATAGACCATAGTGGTAGACAACTCATTGAAAAAGCAAAAATCTTGGCTTTTGGGTACTAGTGACTAGcgacagaagaagaaagaaggaaaatgcaagaggaagaacaaagaaaacGCAGAtgcagaaaaagaagaaaaggtttGTGCTTTTCATCTCATTGTACGTGAATTTTCCCATTTAGTGTGTTTTGGGACTGCAATTTCAAATTTGGGGTTGATAAGCACAGAAAACGGCACAAACAGCTCAGTTTCACCGGAGATgaattgaggtttttttttttttttttttttttttaagctttagCCTGAACCGTGAGACCGGGTCACACTTCTCAAACCCAGGTGGTTTGACCTCAGTTCAAACAGTTCACTAGATTTTTTGTGTAGAGCGGGTTTTGAAGTTAAAAGAACCATCCAAATAGGCGGTTCCGGTTAAGTAGTCCGGTCCGGATTTCAAAACCATGGATTCTACAAACCAGGATTGTGATTTTAATAACCTGAGACAATTGATATGTattacttcttttttcatttttctttttttctctatgaTCTATATATACAGCAACTAAAAACGTCACCAAGGAAATAGGAATACGCACTCTTTGCACAGTATTACTTTGAAAAATGGACAAGGTGTCCTAAAAATACTcgagggcaaaaaaaaaaaattaaaaaaaaaaaattaaaattgaagacatttaaaatttttgaaaggctggagtttttaatttgaaagaaCAAATGACAATAGAAGGAACAACTCAACTCAATGCAATTATGTAGTGAAAATGTGGTGGAATATTGTTGTGGCCatagaaaaacaaatttagtTGAAGAAAGCTGCTCTTACCTGTGGGACGGGAAGAACAACAAAAACGTCGATTAGGAAGGAGAAGCATCTCCGAACACTTGCAAAAACGTTAGTATTAGAACAGCAAATATTTGACCTAGGCTTTTCACAGATCTTGAAGTCCATCCACGGCCGCAAAGCAATATGAACAAGGTAAATGACATCGGTGACCATCCGAAAAACAAAAACGGCAGTCCACAACTTTTTTTCCAACAAAAGGCACCTCTTACTATCATTGATCACAGGGATGTAAAAGAATAGAGGATCCACAATTGCTGCAATCACACAAGAGAATAGGAAGAGATAATTCCATACATGTCTAAGAATTATCCTTTTAGTTATTCTTTCACCCTCATGATTATCATTATTGGAATGTTGCAATTCAGCAGCTTCATGTTCTGGTCCATTAATATTCCCTGAGTCTTCATTCTCAGTTTCCCGATTCATACTGACACAAAAATATGGCAAACATAAAATTATAAGTTCGTGATTTATTCTTATCTACTATAGTACTATCTATGGGGTGAGTAAATTaaacatcaaattaagaaactaACCTTTCACCATTCTCTTGCGGACTCCCCCGGTTACTCATAACTATATTGTACAAAACAAAGAATCAGTCTCTGAACTATAGACCCCAACTAAATTTACAGGTGAAATTTTGATCCCTGCAAATATTGTGAAACGGATTAGACAATATATACCCATTTCCATTTGTTCTAAGTGCAATTTCTCCGCACTAGGCACCCAAAGACTTTTCTTTTTGGCTAGCCTGTGAAGCTGTCATATATAAATTGAGACCCTTTTGAGTTTTAGTTAATCTTAAAATGCAGTGTCAtataggggtgtcaattcgggttagcgtgtcgggttcgtgtcgtgtcaagGTAgggggtattcgactaaatggctcaaccctaacccgacccatttaataatcgtgtcatgattcttcaaccctaacccgacctgttaataaggcaggttgacctgacccaacccatttgacacgcttaataaacgagtcgtgttaGGTTGACatgaatgta contains the following coding sequences:
- the LOC115959217 gene encoding cyclic nucleotide-gated ion channel 1-like isoform X3; this translates as MSNRGSPQENGESMNRETENEDSGNINGPEHEAAELQHSNNDNHEGERITKRIILRHVWNYLFLFSCVIAAIVDPLFFYIPVINDSKRCLLLEKKLWTAVFVFRMVTDVIYLVHIALRPWMDFKICEKPRSNICCSNTNVFASVRRCFSFLIDVFVVLPVPQVVFPFIFKEMRSTRPSEIIKSLNTLVLFQYVPRIRQIYLSWKNLPRNAGKLDGWIKALFNFFLFILASHVIGAFWYFFSIQRETACWHLVCGNLSGCGNSFSCANTDSSVNYAFLDDRCPINTPNTTKFDFGIFLEALQSGIVQSSNLPQKFFYCFWWGLRNLSSYGQGLQTSNYLWESCFSIFISILGLLLFLYFLKNLKTYIKLATKSTDKNGKTSKEEHKNRRGKREEKKGRVKNWKARKLFPCFQPDLHRKKEKSSQSKGTSDGNEMLPSSSAT
- the LOC115959217 gene encoding cyclic nucleotide-gated ion channel 1-like isoform X2, which translates into the protein MEMVMSNRGSPQENGESMNRETENEDSGNINGPEHEAAELQHSNNDNHEGERITKRIILRHVWNYLFLFSCVIAAIVDPLFFYIPVINDSKRCLLLEKKLWTAVFVFRMVTDVIYLVHIALRPWMDFKICEKPRSNICCSNTNVFASVRRCFSFLIDVFVVLPVPQVVFPFIFKEMRSTRPSEIIKSLNTLVLFQYVPRIRQIYLSWKNLPRNAGKLDGWIKALFNFFLFILASHVIGAFWYFFSIQRETACWHLVCGNLSGCGNSFSCANTDSSVNYAFLDDRCPINTPNTTKFDFGIFLEALQSGIVQSSNLPQKFFYCFWWGLRNLSSYGQGLQTSNYLWESCFSIFISILGLLLFLYFLKNLKTYIKLATKSTDKNGKTSKEEHKNRRGKREEKKGRVKNWKARKLFPCFQPDLHRKKEKSSQSKGTSDGNEMLPSSSAT